One Lysobacter enzymogenes DNA segment encodes these proteins:
- a CDS encoding DUF6053 domain-containing protein, translating into MGGPSGPTLSCQIAATHRKAPAPSPAHG; encoded by the coding sequence GTGGGAGGGCCTTCAGGCCCGACGCTCTCGTGCCAGATTGCCGCGACCCACCGAAAGGCGCCAGCCCCAAGCCCCGCCCACGGTTGA
- the tldD gene encoding metalloprotease TldD encodes MTLPIQLAESRLLLPAGLDASGLERSFGTLLGPGIDFGDLYFQHSRRESWTVEDGIVKDGAHSIEQGVGVRAISGEKTGFAYSDEINGEALLGAAKSARAIARDGGAQAPRALVRGGGRSLYRSEDPIDSVSNEAKVEALRQLDQLLRAADPRVRQVVVSLNGVLDTVLVARSDGVLAADVRPLVRLNVQVLVEQNGRRESGYAGGGGRYSYAELLASDRPQRWAREALRQALVNLDAVDAPAGVMPVVLGSGWPGVLLHEAVGHGLEGDFNRKGTSTYAGRMGQRVAAKGVTIVDDGTLEGRRGSLNVDDEGTPTNCTTLIEDGVLVGYMQDTLNARLMGMEPTGNGRRESFAHLPMPRMTNTYMLAGAHDPEEMIRSVKKGLYAVNFGGGQVDITSGKYVFSATEAYLIEDGRITAPVKGATLIGNGPETMQKVSMIGHDLALDEGVGVCGKDGQSVAVGVGQPSLLIDGLTVGGTSA; translated from the coding sequence ATGACCCTGCCGATCCAGCTCGCCGAATCCCGCCTCCTCCTGCCCGCCGGGCTCGATGCCAGCGGCCTGGAGCGCAGCTTCGGCACCTTGCTCGGGCCGGGCATCGATTTCGGCGATCTGTATTTCCAGCATTCGCGCCGCGAGAGCTGGACGGTCGAGGACGGCATCGTCAAGGACGGCGCGCATTCGATCGAGCAGGGCGTCGGCGTGCGCGCGATCAGCGGCGAGAAGACCGGCTTCGCCTATTCCGACGAGATCAACGGCGAGGCCTTGCTCGGCGCGGCCAAGTCGGCGCGCGCGATCGCCCGCGACGGCGGCGCGCAGGCGCCGCGCGCGCTGGTGCGCGGCGGCGGCCGTTCGCTGTACCGCAGCGAGGATCCGATCGATTCGGTCTCCAACGAGGCCAAGGTCGAGGCGCTGCGCCAGCTCGACCAACTGCTGCGCGCCGCCGATCCGCGCGTGCGCCAGGTCGTGGTCAGCCTCAATGGCGTGCTCGACACCGTGCTGGTGGCGCGCAGCGACGGCGTGCTCGCCGCCGACGTGCGCCCGCTGGTGCGCTTGAACGTGCAGGTCCTGGTCGAACAGAACGGCCGCCGCGAGAGCGGCTACGCCGGCGGCGGCGGCCGCTACAGCTACGCCGAACTGCTCGCCAGCGACCGGCCGCAGCGGTGGGCGCGCGAAGCGCTGCGCCAGGCGCTGGTGAACCTCGACGCGGTCGACGCGCCGGCCGGGGTGATGCCGGTGGTGCTCGGCTCGGGCTGGCCCGGCGTGCTGCTGCACGAAGCGGTCGGCCACGGCCTGGAAGGCGACTTCAACCGCAAGGGCACCTCGACCTACGCCGGCCGCATGGGCCAGCGCGTCGCCGCCAAGGGCGTGACCATCGTCGACGACGGCACCCTGGAAGGCCGCCGCGGCTCGCTCAACGTCGACGACGAAGGCACTCCGACCAACTGCACCACGCTGATCGAAGACGGCGTGCTGGTCGGCTACATGCAGGACACCCTCAACGCCCGGCTGATGGGCATGGAACCGACCGGCAACGGCCGTCGCGAATCCTTCGCCCATCTGCCGATGCCGCGCATGACCAACACCTACATGCTGGCCGGCGCGCACGACCCGGAAGAGATGATCCGCTCGGTCAAGAAGGGCCTGTACGCGGTCAATTTCGGCGGCGGCCAGGTCGACATCACCAGCGGCAAGTACGTGTTCTCGGCGACCGAGGCCTACCTGATCGAGGACGGCAGGATCACCGCGCCGGTGAAGGGCGCGACCTTGATCGGCAACGGCCCGGAGACGATGCAGAAGGTCAGCATGATCGGC